In Macrobrachium rosenbergii isolate ZJJX-2024 chromosome 16, ASM4041242v1, whole genome shotgun sequence, a single genomic region encodes these proteins:
- the LOC136847372 gene encoding acyl-coenzyme A diphosphatase FITM2-like, whose amino-acid sequence MPSAGGAQPKKARGSSVTGQSFKSCRPPIEKGRWAAKGTKPLPEQASVQHVLSLILVHGCRKVLFVQTEVKITLYSIGLFFGSLICDFLPLPKVYMGMKDNVFNVYFVKVAWAWMILVVGAFILLTSATIGCGRREVIKRHMSRLLIGTCFWYFWSQWFFSIVENRTGSCLGKAIIKDKYECNEIGHHWHSFDISGHAFLLVYINLVIVEEAKSIVGWEGIREQIRLEDHKRSDQDIGDKQTILENLPEKEYFIMKMNYEQFTPYIRGLFFIMTLMSVLSDVMLTCTIIFFHTMPQKIAGGAIAMATWFITYRVWFKSDASPGLPGCGLFQYQNLKEKTKDVPVKRRGSLCKEHKDSMPTFMGMPLYGLKKDKDDKRKEGDKEDDRSSLEDFGEPSDSRFQPRNGPFGDYVPKCRSWKK is encoded by the exons ATGCCTTCTGCAGGAGGTGCTCAACCGAAGAAGGCCCGGGGGTCGTCCGTCACGGGCCAGTCCTTCAAGTCCTGTCGACCCCCTATTGAAAAAGGTCGTTGGGCTGCTAAGGGAACCAAACCTTTGCCTGAACAAGCGTCTGTGCAACACGTCCTGAGTCTCATCCTTGTTCACGGTTGCCGCAAAGTCTTGTTTGTCCAGACGGAAGTTAAAATAACACTCTATTCCATTGGCTTGTTCTTTGGGTCACTCATATGTGATTTCCTGCCGCTGCCGAAGGTTTACATGGGCATGAAAGATAATGTTTTCAATGTGTATTTCGTCAAAGTGGCGTGGGCATGGATGATCCTGGTTGTTGGAGCTTTTATATTACTAACAAGTGCAACAATAGGCTGCGGTCGACGGGAAGTGATCAAGAGGCACATGTCCAGACTGCTGATCGGGACATGCTTCTGGTATTTTTGGAGCCAGTGGTTCTTTAGTATTGTAGAAAACCGAACAGGCTCTTGCCTAGGAAAAGCGATAATTAAAGACAAATACGAATGCAACGAAATAGGACATCATTGGCACTCGTTTGATATTTCAG GCCATGCATTCCTGTTGGTTTACATCAACTTAGTGATTGTTGAAGAAGCCAAATCCATTGTGGGCTGGGAAGGTATTCGGGAGCAGATTCGCCTAGAAGACCACAAACGATCAGACCAAGACATAGGGGATAAGCAAACTATTTTAGAGAATCTCCCAGAGAAGGAGTACTTCATTATGAAG atGAATTATGAGCAGTTTACTCCATACATCAGAGGGCTGTTCTTCATCATGACTCTCATGAGTGTGTTAAGTGATGTGATGCTAACATgtacaattatatttttccatacaaTGCCACAAAAGATTGCAGGTGGTGCCATTGCCATGGCCACATGGTTTATTACATATAG AGTGTGGTTTAAATCTGACGCATCACCTGGTTTGCCTGGCTGTGGGTTATTCCAATACCAGaatttgaaagagaaaacaaaggacgTTCCGGTTAAAAGAAGGGGTTCTCTATGTAAA GAACACAAAGATAGTATGCCAACATTTATGGGAATGCCACTGTATGGATTGAAAAAGGATAAAGATGATAAGAGGAAAGAAGGTGACAAGGAAGATGATAGGTCAAGTCTTGAAGATTTTGGAGAACCTTCAGATTCTCGTTTCCAGCCAAGAAATGGACCTTTTGGTGATTATGTGCCAAAATGTAGATCatggaaaaagtaa